From Mobula hypostoma chromosome 8, sMobHyp1.1, whole genome shotgun sequence, the proteins below share one genomic window:
- the LOC134350257 gene encoding neuropeptide Y receptor type 1-like, with product MDWKLNGTVRFLHASWLNTSLLVEHFSLCSDPVSSTTFLLMAYSAVMAVGLIGNTCLVLVIARQKEMRNVTNILIANLSCSDILISVICLPVTVIYTMMDRWILGALLCKLTPFVQSTSITVSVLSLVLIALERHQLIIKPTGWKPTVGHAYLAVAISWLVGCFISLPFVSFNVLTSDPYANISFLPEGLAEQVACIERWASERQKLAYTTSLLVFQYGLPLLLMVTCYFRIFLRLRRRREMVDRPRDSNRRVSHSCRVNIMLASIVVAFGLCWMPLTIFNTVFDWDHEAISVCHHNLIFSLCHLTAMLSTCVNPIIYGFLNANFQKEVKALLYRCRCGGSSERYESFPLSTVNTELSKASLHQGCPNNV from the coding sequence ATGGACTGGAAGCTGAACGGGACGGTGAGGTTCCTGCACGCCTCCTGGCTGAACACGTCACTGCTGGTGGAGCACTTCTCCCTCTGCTCAGACCCCGTGAGCAGCACCACTTTCCTGCTAATGGCCTACAGCGCGGTGATGGCGGTGGGGCTGATCGGCAACACCTGCCTGGTCCTGGTCATCGCCCGGCAGAAGGAAATGCGCAACGTCACCAACATCCTGATCGCCAACCTGTCCTGTTCGGACATCCTCATCTCCGTCATCTGCCTGCCCGTGACGGTCATCTACACCATGATGGACCGCTGGATCCTGGGCGCCCTGCTGTGCAAGCTGACCCCGTTTGTCCAGAGCACGTCCATCACCGTCTCCGTTCTCTCGCTGGTCCTCATCGCCTTGGAGAGGCACCAGCTCATCATCAAGCCCACCGGCTGGAAGCCGACGGTGGGACACGCCTACTTGGCAGTGGCCATCAGCTGGCTGGTGGGGTGTTTCATCTCCTTGCCCTTTGTGTCCTTCAATGTTCTAACCAGCGACCCCTACGCCAACATCTCTTTCCTCCCGGAGGGGCTGGCCGAGCAGGTGGCCTGCATCGAGCGCTGGGCCTCGGAGCGCCAGAAGCTggcctacaccacctccctcctgGTCTTTCAGTACGGCCTGCCGCTGCTCCTGATGGTCACCTGCTACTTCCGCATCTTCCTGCGCCTGCGCCGGCGGCGGGAGATGGTGGACCGCCCGCGGGACAGCAACCGCCGGGTCAGCCACAGCTGCAGGGTGAACATCATGCTGGCCTCCATCGTTGTGGCCTTCGGCCTCTGCTGGATGCCACTTACCATCTTCAACACCGTCTTCGACTGGGACCACGAGGCCATCTCTGTCTGCCACCACAACCTCATCTTCTCCCTCTGCCACCTGACAGCCATGTTGTCGACCTGCGTCAACCCCATCATCTACGGCTTCCTCAACGCCAACTTCCAGAAGGAAGTGAAGGCCTTGCTGTACCGGTGTCGCTGTGGCGGCTCCTCGGAGAGGTACGAGAGCTTCCCGCTGTCCACCGTCAACACTGAGCTGTCCAAGGCTTCCCTGCACCAGGGCTGCCCTAACAATGTCTAA